The following are encoded together in the Tamandua tetradactyla isolate mTamTet1 chromosome 14, mTamTet1.pri, whole genome shotgun sequence genome:
- the GZMH gene encoding granzyme H isoform X2, with product MQQLLLLLVFPLPLWAGAEEIIGGHEAKRHSRPYMAFLQFLAQESKKRCGGVLVQEDFVLTAAHCWGSSINVTLGAHNIKEWERTQQLIPVRRATCHPAYNPKNFSNDIMLLQLERKAKQTAAVRPLRLARSKAQGDSGGPLVCNNVVQGIFSYGSKNGKPPGVFMKVSHFLPWIKKIMKHH from the exons ATGCAGCAGCTCCTTCTCCTCTTGGTCTTTCCCTTGCCCctctgggctggggcag AGGAGATCATCGGGGGCCATGAGGCCAAGCGCCACTCCCGTCCCTACATGGCatttctccagtttctggctcaGGAGAGTAAGAAAAGGTGTGGAGGTGTCCTGGTGCAAGAGGACTTCGTTCTGACAGCTGCTCACTGCTGGGGCAG CTCAATAAATGTCACCTTGGGAGCCCACAACATCAAGGAGTGGGAAAGGACCCAGCAGCTCATCCCTGTGAGAAGAGCCACCTGCCACCCAGCCTACAATCCTAAGAATTTCTCCAATGACATCATGTTACTGCAG CTAGAGAGAAAGGCCAAACAGACTGCAGCCGTGCGTCCCCTCAGGCTGGCCAGGAGCAAGGCCCAG GGAGACTCCGGAGGGCCCCTCGTGTGTAACAATGTGGTCCAGGGTATTTTCTCCTATGGATCAAAAAATGGGAAACCTCCAGGGGTCTTCATGAAGGTCTCACACTTCCTGCCctggataaagaaaataatgaaacacCACTAA
- the GZMH gene encoding granzyme H isoform X1, with amino-acid sequence MQQLLLLLVFPLPLWAGAEEIIGGHEAKRHSRPYMAFLQFLAQESKKRCGGVLVQEDFVLTAAHCWGSSINVTLGAHNIKEWERTQQLIPVRRATCHPAYNPKNFSNDIMLLQLERKAKQTAAVRPLRLARSKAQVRPRQVCSVAGWGRVALGVPTSTLHEVQLTVQEDQECTSRFPKHYSPVTEICVGDVETMKISFQGDSGGPLVCNNVVQGIFSYGSKNGKPPGVFMKVSHFLPWIKKIMKHH; translated from the exons ATGCAGCAGCTCCTTCTCCTCTTGGTCTTTCCCTTGCCCctctgggctggggcag AGGAGATCATCGGGGGCCATGAGGCCAAGCGCCACTCCCGTCCCTACATGGCatttctccagtttctggctcaGGAGAGTAAGAAAAGGTGTGGAGGTGTCCTGGTGCAAGAGGACTTCGTTCTGACAGCTGCTCACTGCTGGGGCAG CTCAATAAATGTCACCTTGGGAGCCCACAACATCAAGGAGTGGGAAAGGACCCAGCAGCTCATCCCTGTGAGAAGAGCCACCTGCCACCCAGCCTACAATCCTAAGAATTTCTCCAATGACATCATGTTACTGCAG CTAGAGAGAAAGGCCAAACAGACTGCAGCCGTGCGTCCCCTCAGGCTGGCCAGGAGCAAGGCCCAGGTGAGGCCAAGGCAGGTGTGCAGTGTGGCCGGCTGGGGACGGGTCGCATTGGGTGTCCCAACGAGCACACTGCATGAGGTGCAGCTGACCGTGCAGGAGGACCAGGAGTGCACCTCCCGCTTCCCCAAGCATTACAGCCCGGTCACCGAGATATGCGTAGGGGACGTGGAGACGATGAAGATCAGTTTCCAG GGAGACTCCGGAGGGCCCCTCGTGTGTAACAATGTGGTCCAGGGTATTTTCTCCTATGGATCAAAAAATGGGAAACCTCCAGGGGTCTTCATGAAGGTCTCACACTTCCTGCCctggataaagaaaataatgaaacacCACTAA
- the GZMH gene encoding granzyme H isoform X3: MQQLLLLLVFPLPLWAGAEEIIGGHEAKRHSRPYMAFLQFLAQESKKRCGGVLVQEDFVLTAAHCWGSSINVTLGAHNIKEWERTQQLIPVRRATCHPAYNPKNFSNDIMLLQGDSGGPLVCNNVVQGIFSYGSKNGKPPGVFMKVSHFLPWIKKIMKHH, from the exons ATGCAGCAGCTCCTTCTCCTCTTGGTCTTTCCCTTGCCCctctgggctggggcag AGGAGATCATCGGGGGCCATGAGGCCAAGCGCCACTCCCGTCCCTACATGGCatttctccagtttctggctcaGGAGAGTAAGAAAAGGTGTGGAGGTGTCCTGGTGCAAGAGGACTTCGTTCTGACAGCTGCTCACTGCTGGGGCAG CTCAATAAATGTCACCTTGGGAGCCCACAACATCAAGGAGTGGGAAAGGACCCAGCAGCTCATCCCTGTGAGAAGAGCCACCTGCCACCCAGCCTACAATCCTAAGAATTTCTCCAATGACATCATGTTACTGCAG GGAGACTCCGGAGGGCCCCTCGTGTGTAACAATGTGGTCCAGGGTATTTTCTCCTATGGATCAAAAAATGGGAAACCTCCAGGGGTCTTCATGAAGGTCTCACACTTCCTGCCctggataaagaaaataatgaaacacCACTAA